Proteins co-encoded in one Myxococcus xanthus genomic window:
- a CDS encoding DUF4123 domain-containing protein — MSAPVPQLPGLLQWMRQATEEAPTSALYAILDGARAPNIHRLVLTCGLTQSCLYAGKLPPELVEVAPYLVQLRPGAPATEQLLAAGWGKSWGIFVQSPAHPDALRRHLRRFLKVKDANGKPLVFRYYDPRVLRVYLPTCTDDELDFLFGPIEQFFAESEDGGSMLAYARRPEEAPLDAPPLTVLPTPLM; from the coding sequence GTGAGCGCACCGGTCCCCCAGCTTCCGGGCCTGCTGCAGTGGATGCGTCAGGCCACGGAGGAAGCGCCCACCTCGGCGCTCTACGCCATCCTGGACGGGGCGCGGGCCCCCAACATCCACCGGCTGGTGCTCACCTGCGGCCTGACGCAGAGCTGCCTCTATGCGGGGAAGCTGCCACCGGAGCTGGTGGAGGTGGCGCCCTACCTGGTGCAACTGCGGCCCGGAGCGCCCGCCACGGAGCAACTGCTCGCCGCGGGCTGGGGCAAGAGCTGGGGCATCTTCGTGCAGAGCCCGGCCCACCCGGACGCGCTGCGGCGGCACCTGCGGCGCTTCCTCAAGGTCAAGGACGCCAACGGCAAGCCGCTGGTGTTCCGCTACTACGACCCGCGCGTGCTGCGCGTCTACCTGCCCACATGCACGGACGATGAGTTGGACTTCCTCTTCGGCCCCATCGAGCAGTTCTTCGCCGAGTCCGAGGACGGCGGCAGCATGCTCGCCTACGCGCGCCGTCCCGAGGAGGCGCCCCTGGACGCGCCGCCGCTGACCGTCCTCCCGACGCCGCTCATGTAG
- a CDS encoding sensor histidine kinase has translation MALAIGSPSPERRARPRLWLVFAAVGVAGFALTLAGLAFVRVYDNQLIRQTESELIAQGAVVAEVFRERLRATVPEGAYGRERTAPWPFPIPDDTRLRPILPSLRASDASLPPGDTPRPSRVPAEPLSHAAGLQLTPLLEQVRAATLAGIRVVDTEGVVVASSSSALLWTTLADRTEVQRALRGEPVSVLRRRVADPEDTPLASLSRDTGIRVTVALPVLEGDRVWGAVVLTRTPMTFAKATYADRWNLTATGFVLLGAVALMSLAAAALVGRPVRALVKQTRAIAMSDPSGFEPMARPVVAELAELSESLAGMATALRDRNQYIRSFAANVSHEFKTPLASIQGAVELLRDSADAMSPEQRARFLANVDADARRLTRLVQRLLELARADSMTATPAQVELGPLLEGLALRARADGATAIHVTAPPAGLKVSLPQEVLDDVLWQLVTNARQHGGDTVRVDLSVEQAPEADLVRVVVKDRGKGISESNRARIFDAFFTTARERGGTGLGLTIAQSMLRAFHARLELLPSDTGTTFAVVAPVPRLQRK, from the coding sequence ATGGCCTTGGCTATCGGCTCGCCCTCCCCTGAGCGCCGCGCGCGCCCGCGCTTGTGGCTGGTGTTCGCCGCCGTGGGCGTGGCGGGGTTCGCCCTCACGCTGGCGGGGCTCGCCTTCGTGCGCGTCTACGACAACCAGCTCATCCGCCAGACGGAGTCGGAGCTGATTGCCCAGGGCGCGGTGGTCGCGGAGGTCTTCCGCGAGCGGCTGCGCGCCACCGTGCCAGAGGGCGCCTACGGCCGCGAGCGCACCGCTCCCTGGCCCTTCCCCATTCCCGACGACACGCGCCTGCGCCCCATCCTCCCGTCGCTCAGGGCCTCGGATGCATCCCTGCCGCCGGGCGACACGCCTCGGCCTTCACGTGTTCCCGCGGAGCCGCTGTCACACGCGGCTGGACTGCAACTGACGCCGCTGCTCGAACAGGTGCGTGCGGCGACGCTGGCCGGCATCCGCGTGGTAGACACCGAGGGCGTGGTCGTGGCCAGCAGCAGCTCCGCCCTGCTGTGGACGACGCTGGCGGACCGCACAGAGGTCCAGCGGGCCCTGCGCGGCGAGCCCGTCAGCGTGCTGCGCCGCCGCGTCGCCGATCCCGAGGACACCCCGCTGGCGTCGCTCAGCCGCGACACCGGCATCCGCGTCACGGTGGCGTTGCCCGTGCTGGAAGGCGATCGCGTCTGGGGCGCGGTGGTGCTGACGCGCACGCCCATGACGTTCGCCAAGGCGACGTACGCGGACCGGTGGAACCTCACCGCCACTGGCTTCGTGTTGCTCGGCGCGGTGGCGCTGATGTCCCTGGCCGCCGCGGCGCTGGTGGGCCGGCCGGTGCGCGCGCTGGTGAAGCAGACGCGCGCCATCGCCATGAGCGACCCTTCGGGCTTCGAGCCCATGGCGCGCCCCGTGGTGGCCGAGCTGGCCGAGCTCTCCGAATCCCTGGCCGGCATGGCCACCGCGTTGCGAGACAGGAACCAGTACATCCGTTCCTTCGCGGCCAACGTGTCGCACGAGTTCAAGACGCCGCTGGCCTCCATCCAAGGCGCGGTGGAGCTGCTGCGCGACAGCGCCGACGCGATGTCCCCCGAGCAACGCGCGCGATTCCTCGCCAACGTGGACGCGGATGCCCGCAGGCTCACCCGACTGGTGCAGCGCCTGCTGGAGCTGGCCCGGGCGGACTCCATGACGGCCACGCCCGCGCAGGTGGAGCTGGGCCCGCTGTTGGAGGGGCTCGCCCTCCGCGCCCGCGCCGACGGTGCCACGGCCATCCATGTGACGGCACCACCCGCGGGCCTGAAGGTGAGCCTCCCGCAGGAAGTGCTCGACGATGTGCTGTGGCAGCTCGTCACCAATGCCCGCCAGCACGGTGGCGACACCGTCCGCGTGGACCTGTCGGTGGAGCAGGCCCCGGAGGCGGACCTGGTGCGCGTGGTGGTGAAGGACCGCGGCAAGGGCATCTCCGAGTCCAACCGTGCGCGCATCTTCGACGCCTTCTTCACCACTGCCCGCGAGCGCGGCGGCACGGGCCTGGGGCTGACGATTGCCCAGTCCATGCTGCGCGCCTTCCACGCGAGGTTGGAGCTGCTTCCTTCCGACACGGGCACCACCTTCGCGGTGGTGGCGCCCGTGCCCCGGCTTCAACGGAAGTAG
- a CDS encoding cysteine synthase A — protein sequence MAPRIGTLWDSVGNTPLLRIGSLSRQTGCEILAKAEFMNPGGSIKDRAAKGMIQCAEAQGLLKPGGAIFEGTAGNTGIGLGLLGRERGYRVVVTMPDNQAREKYELLEAMGVEVRKVPAVPFANPNHFFHQARVLAEAQGGFWANQFENPANGDYHYETTGPEIWEQCEGRVDVLVASVGSGGTMGGVSRYLKEKNPAVRVVLVDPPGSGLFTYVREGRMEGPGSSITEGIGIMRLTENFRRAQVDEAMRLGDQDMVEMLYHLAREDALVVGTSAALNVRAAWELARRHRGEGLRIVTFLCDHGSRYASKVFNPEFLASKQLEVRPLPVD from the coding sequence ATGGCGCCTCGCATTGGAACGCTCTGGGACTCCGTCGGAAACACCCCGCTGCTGCGCATCGGCTCGCTGAGCCGGCAGACGGGGTGTGAAATCCTCGCGAAGGCCGAGTTCATGAACCCCGGCGGCAGCATCAAGGACCGCGCCGCGAAGGGGATGATTCAGTGCGCCGAGGCGCAGGGCCTGCTGAAGCCGGGCGGCGCCATCTTCGAGGGCACCGCGGGCAACACCGGCATCGGCCTGGGGCTCTTGGGCCGCGAGCGCGGGTACCGCGTGGTCGTCACCATGCCGGACAACCAGGCCCGCGAGAAGTACGAGCTACTGGAGGCCATGGGCGTGGAGGTCCGAAAGGTCCCCGCGGTGCCCTTCGCCAATCCGAACCACTTCTTCCACCAGGCCCGCGTGCTGGCGGAAGCGCAGGGCGGCTTCTGGGCGAACCAGTTCGAGAACCCGGCCAACGGCGACTACCACTACGAGACGACGGGCCCTGAAATCTGGGAGCAGTGCGAGGGCCGCGTGGACGTGCTGGTGGCGTCCGTGGGCAGCGGTGGGACGATGGGCGGCGTCAGCCGTTACCTGAAGGAGAAGAACCCCGCCGTGCGCGTGGTGTTGGTGGACCCGCCGGGCTCGGGCCTCTTCACCTACGTGCGCGAAGGGCGCATGGAAGGGCCCGGTTCTTCCATCACCGAGGGCATTGGCATCATGCGCCTCACGGAGAACTTCCGCCGGGCCCAGGTGGACGAGGCCATGCGCCTGGGGGACCAGGACATGGTGGAGATGCTCTACCACCTGGCGCGCGAGGACGCGCTGGTGGTGGGCACATCGGCGGCCCTCAACGTGCGCGCCGCGTGGGAGCTGGCGCGGCGTCATCGGGGCGAGGGGCTGCGCATCGTCACCTTCCTGTGCGACCACGGCAGCCGCTACGCGTCGAAGGTGTTCAACCCGGAGTTCCTCGCGTCCAAGCAGTTGGAGGTGAGGCCGCTTCCCGTGGATTGA
- a CDS encoding DUF692 domain-containing protein → MTHVVSETWTLPWRGLGLSSNLSVADVPQPYRLLDESPGLFDYVEYSAPLSLEESKAHASLFPEMWRRRQDVPVLFHPVHLNLWGPALEPVQALRDLDAHARAVESPWVGNDVGWWHVDGQPFPGYLYFTPPFNEAGLEACVSHALHVQQHLSVPLALENPAVLARRGQWHVLDFMAKLHARTGAPLLLDLGHLLSHQLSAGLPLQTGLDGFPLDQVIELHIAGGVVTHRGPRSFYVDDHTQPVREELFDLLASLIPRCPALRAVTFEGDGHPPEVARMSLRRLRQWVPAGARPPLTWRVPAAVAAVPPLTEDSQPWALFDAGYAAAPAASVEDEAGTLADQDFRLAVVAEVLDRDWPLTRLLLAGTREGLAAFTGSKEYRKLFDSVARTPGQSFASWAMRRLRESPDEGASAALTLEMLLPSLFTRRVPAPAPGQVGLMEDVRVGSLPVDLSELVHSARAVRRHLTARAWACGTLELSGLDSLNQVARRPGPGPWSFVARRRAGGPEVMSVPPALGEFLGMLAVRPMVEAEVAPGLLEAARARGLIRQG, encoded by the coding sequence ATGACGCATGTGGTTTCCGAGACGTGGACGCTGCCCTGGCGGGGCCTGGGGTTGAGCAGCAATCTGAGCGTGGCGGACGTGCCGCAGCCCTACCGCTTGCTGGATGAGTCACCGGGCCTCTTCGACTACGTGGAGTACAGCGCGCCGCTCTCCTTGGAAGAGTCGAAGGCGCACGCCTCGCTGTTCCCGGAGATGTGGCGCCGTCGCCAGGACGTCCCGGTGCTCTTCCATCCCGTCCACCTCAACCTCTGGGGCCCCGCGCTGGAGCCCGTCCAGGCCTTGAGGGATTTGGACGCCCACGCGCGCGCGGTGGAGAGCCCCTGGGTGGGCAACGACGTGGGCTGGTGGCACGTGGATGGGCAGCCCTTCCCGGGCTACCTCTACTTCACGCCGCCCTTCAACGAAGCGGGCCTGGAGGCGTGCGTGTCCCACGCGCTCCATGTCCAGCAACACCTGTCCGTGCCGCTCGCGCTGGAGAACCCCGCGGTGCTCGCGCGGCGCGGGCAGTGGCATGTGCTCGACTTCATGGCGAAGCTGCACGCGCGCACCGGGGCGCCGCTGCTGCTCGACCTGGGGCACCTGCTCAGCCATCAACTCTCCGCCGGCCTGCCGCTGCAGACGGGGCTGGACGGCTTTCCGCTCGACCAGGTCATCGAGCTGCACATCGCCGGAGGCGTGGTGACGCACCGGGGGCCGCGCAGCTTCTACGTGGATGACCACACGCAGCCGGTGCGCGAGGAGCTGTTCGACCTGCTGGCCTCGTTGATTCCGCGCTGCCCAGCGCTGCGCGCCGTCACCTTCGAGGGGGATGGCCACCCGCCCGAGGTCGCCCGGATGTCCTTGCGCCGCCTGCGCCAGTGGGTGCCCGCGGGAGCGCGCCCGCCGCTGACGTGGCGCGTCCCGGCGGCTGTCGCGGCCGTGCCTCCACTCACGGAGGACAGCCAGCCCTGGGCCTTGTTCGACGCCGGTTACGCCGCTGCGCCCGCGGCCTCCGTGGAGGACGAAGCGGGCACGCTGGCGGACCAGGACTTCCGCCTGGCCGTGGTCGCGGAGGTCCTGGACCGCGATTGGCCACTCACCCGGTTGTTGCTCGCGGGCACGCGGGAGGGGCTGGCGGCCTTCACCGGCTCGAAGGAGTACCGGAAGCTCTTCGACTCCGTGGCGCGGACGCCCGGTCAGTCCTTCGCGTCCTGGGCCATGCGCCGCCTGCGCGAGTCACCGGATGAGGGGGCATCGGCGGCGCTGACGCTGGAGATGCTGCTGCCGTCGCTGTTCACGCGGCGGGTGCCCGCGCCCGCGCCGGGGCAGGTGGGGTTGATGGAGGACGTGCGGGTCGGGTCGCTTCCCGTGGACCTGTCCGAGCTGGTCCATTCCGCCCGAGCCGTGCGCCGGCACCTCACGGCCCGTGCGTGGGCGTGTGGCACGTTGGAGCTGTCCGGCCTGGATTCGCTGAACCAGGTGGCGCGCCGGCCGGGCCCGGGGCCCTGGTCCTTCGTCGCTCGGCGCAGGGCAGGAGGACCGGAGGTGATGTCAGTGCCCCCGGCCTTGGGGGAATTCCTGGGAATGCTCGCTGTGCGGCCCATGGTCGAGGCGGAGGTCGCCCCTGGGTTGTTGGAGGCGGCGAGGGCGCGAGGGCTGATCCGCCAGGGATAG
- a CDS encoding ABC transporter permease yields MSQRSAFRVDVLEGARIAVFSLKANRLRTVLTTLGIGIGVATLLAIVGIIQGLNTSFHKQLATFGANTMYVSKWPWMIKGDWWKYRNRKNFTLEQMQRLRTLAPFVTAMSPAVSRLSDVAHGGEQMSTVRIQGVTHEYLNISGYEITGGRFLTEADDATTRPVAVVGADVVDGLFPGVSPVGQSIRIDNRTFQVVGTLSRKGKMVGESMDLLVFIPFKTFYSSFGKGRSFEIAMAVEDASQMRSAEDQLTGIMRRVRSTPPGAEDDFSINRPEAMAQTYEQLTGALYGVAVGVGLITLLVGGIGIMNIMLVSVRERTREIGVRRALGARKRTIVFQFLMEASSVSAVGGLLGTTVGLGTAKVVSLITPLAADVQPMTVVAGVGFAALVGLLFGIWPAARAANLDPVEALRYE; encoded by the coding sequence ATGAGCCAGCGGTCCGCCTTCCGCGTGGATGTGCTGGAGGGCGCACGCATCGCGGTCTTCTCCCTGAAGGCCAACCGCCTGCGCACGGTGCTGACCACCCTGGGCATTGGCATCGGCGTGGCCACGCTGCTGGCCATCGTCGGCATCATCCAGGGGCTCAACACGTCCTTCCACAAGCAGTTGGCCACCTTCGGGGCGAACACGATGTACGTGTCCAAGTGGCCCTGGATGATCAAGGGCGACTGGTGGAAGTACCGCAACCGGAAGAACTTCACCCTGGAGCAGATGCAGCGGCTGCGCACGCTGGCGCCCTTCGTGACGGCCATGTCCCCGGCGGTGTCTCGCCTGTCGGACGTGGCGCATGGCGGCGAGCAGATGTCCACCGTGCGCATCCAGGGCGTGACGCACGAGTACCTCAACATCTCTGGCTACGAAATCACCGGCGGGCGCTTCCTCACCGAGGCGGACGACGCGACGACGCGGCCGGTGGCGGTGGTGGGCGCGGACGTGGTGGACGGGCTCTTCCCGGGCGTCAGTCCGGTGGGGCAGTCGATTCGCATCGACAACCGCACCTTCCAGGTGGTGGGCACGCTCAGCCGCAAGGGGAAGATGGTGGGGGAGAGCATGGACCTGCTCGTCTTCATCCCCTTCAAGACGTTCTATTCGAGCTTCGGCAAGGGCCGCAGTTTCGAGATTGCCATGGCGGTGGAGGATGCCTCGCAGATGCGGTCCGCGGAGGACCAGCTCACCGGCATCATGCGGCGCGTGCGCTCCACGCCTCCGGGGGCGGAGGACGACTTCTCCATCAACCGGCCAGAGGCCATGGCGCAGACATACGAGCAGCTCACGGGCGCGTTGTACGGCGTGGCCGTGGGCGTGGGGCTCATCACGTTGCTGGTGGGCGGTATCGGCATCATGAACATCATGCTGGTGTCGGTGCGCGAGCGGACGCGGGAGATTGGCGTGCGGCGTGCGCTGGGCGCCCGGAAACGGACCATCGTCTTCCAGTTCCTGATGGAAGCCTCGAGCGTGTCCGCGGTGGGAGGCCTGCTGGGGACGACCGTGGGATTGGGCACGGCCAAGGTGGTGTCGCTCATCACGCCGCTCGCGGCGGACGTGCAGCCGATGACCGTGGTGGCGGGGGTGGGCTTCGCCGCGCTGGTGGGCCTGCTGTTCGGCATCTGGCCGGCGGCGCGCGCGGCGAACCTGGACCCCGTGGAAGCCCTTCGTTACGAGTAG
- a CDS encoding GNAT family N-acetyltransferase, with product MLADSLPPPGAAMPAPSRVEIDESNAQFRGAWRLFALGSKSGEVVERPEVYITACHVAWSMMNSAFLRAPVETEQALAASAASAARYFSAGKHGWSFVICDDWLAPSVRDNAPSILAWYGLKSEMDVTGMVADRLAPSIHPRHPFAVRPVTDTWGRQAVADINANVYDVPRHFGREAFDEDTLYTPDCQGFVACRDEEAAASTVVLRVDAAAYVALVATQPQHRRQGAAEAVMRHALAKAHQDWGTERTVLHATSAGEPVYTRMGYRPVTRFRMYMAPPPGQG from the coding sequence ATGCTCGCCGATTCCCTTCCCCCCCCAGGAGCCGCGATGCCCGCCCCCTCACGCGTCGAGATAGACGAGTCCAACGCGCAGTTTCGTGGAGCCTGGAGGCTGTTCGCCCTGGGCAGCAAGTCGGGTGAAGTGGTGGAGCGACCCGAGGTCTACATCACCGCCTGCCACGTCGCCTGGTCGATGATGAACTCCGCCTTCCTGCGCGCGCCCGTCGAAACGGAACAAGCGCTGGCGGCCTCGGCGGCCTCCGCGGCGCGCTACTTCTCCGCCGGCAAACATGGCTGGAGCTTCGTCATCTGCGACGACTGGCTGGCGCCCTCCGTGCGCGACAACGCGCCATCCATCCTCGCCTGGTACGGGCTCAAGTCCGAGATGGACGTCACCGGCATGGTGGCGGACCGGCTGGCGCCCTCCATTCACCCACGGCATCCGTTCGCCGTGCGTCCCGTCACGGATACCTGGGGCCGGCAGGCCGTGGCCGACATCAACGCCAACGTCTACGACGTCCCCCGCCACTTCGGCCGTGAAGCCTTCGACGAGGACACGCTCTACACCCCGGACTGCCAGGGCTTCGTGGCGTGCCGCGACGAAGAGGCCGCGGCCAGCACGGTGGTGCTGCGCGTGGATGCCGCCGCCTACGTCGCCCTGGTCGCGACCCAGCCGCAACACCGCCGGCAAGGTGCCGCCGAGGCCGTGATGCGACACGCGCTGGCCAAGGCCCATCAGGACTGGGGCACCGAGCGCACCGTCCTCCACGCCACGAGCGCAGGCGAGCCCGTCTACACCCGCATGGGCTACCGGCCGGTGACGCGCTTCCGCATGTACATGGCGCCACCACCTGGCCAGGGCTGA
- a CDS encoding ABC transporter permease: MRAFLDNLRLALGTFLGNPLRSLLTLLGIVIGVATVITMMGLIEGLRVKVNNDLGRMGAHTFQVTKWPAGGFGRINWAKFAKRKDFEMPDSRAIEESCPSVGTVVPTDDEGGQKLATASSETRPSVRVFGTPANYPLVSGVSVQAGRYFNEVEALDGRYVALLGTDVSDALFPGMNPVGHEVRIKGRPFRVIGLLQKRGSMLGMFSLDNQVMIPLSVFHQLYGKKRSLDISVQAKSPELFSKAQDEVASLMRRRRDVPANMPNDFELHTNESVTASFNQLSQVITIAGVGVCLLSLVVGGIGILNIMLVSVMERTREIGVRKALGARKRRILGQFATEAVLLSLMGGALGLGLGFGLVFLGNWMMGFPMQVPPWAVGLALFMSCGVGLLFGIYPAARAAKLDPVEAMRAD; this comes from the coding sequence ATGCGAGCGTTCCTGGACAATTTGCGGTTGGCGTTGGGCACCTTCCTGGGCAACCCGCTGCGCTCGCTGTTGACGCTGCTGGGCATCGTCATTGGCGTGGCGACGGTCATCACCATGATGGGGCTCATCGAGGGCCTGCGGGTCAAGGTGAACAACGACCTGGGACGGATGGGGGCCCACACCTTCCAGGTGACGAAGTGGCCCGCGGGCGGCTTCGGGCGCATCAACTGGGCCAAGTTCGCCAAGCGCAAGGACTTCGAGATGCCCGACTCGCGGGCCATCGAGGAGTCCTGCCCGTCGGTGGGGACGGTCGTGCCCACCGACGACGAGGGTGGCCAGAAGCTGGCCACGGCGAGCTCGGAGACGCGGCCGTCGGTCCGCGTGTTCGGCACGCCCGCCAACTACCCGCTGGTGAGCGGGGTGTCGGTGCAGGCCGGGCGCTACTTCAACGAAGTGGAGGCGCTGGACGGCCGCTATGTGGCGCTGCTGGGGACGGACGTGTCGGACGCGCTGTTTCCGGGCATGAATCCGGTGGGCCACGAGGTGCGCATCAAGGGCCGGCCCTTCCGCGTCATCGGCCTGCTCCAGAAGCGGGGGAGCATGCTGGGCATGTTCAGCCTGGACAACCAGGTGATGATTCCGCTGAGCGTCTTCCACCAGCTCTACGGGAAGAAGCGCTCGCTGGACATCAGCGTGCAGGCGAAGTCCCCGGAGCTGTTCAGCAAGGCGCAGGACGAGGTGGCCTCGCTGATGCGCCGGCGCCGCGACGTTCCGGCGAACATGCCCAACGACTTTGAATTACACACGAACGAGTCGGTGACGGCGTCGTTCAATCAGCTCTCCCAGGTCATCACCATCGCGGGCGTGGGCGTGTGCCTGCTGTCCCTGGTGGTGGGCGGCATCGGCATCCTCAACATCATGCTGGTGTCGGTGATGGAGCGGACGCGGGAGATTGGCGTGCGCAAGGCGCTGGGCGCGCGCAAGCGCCGCATCCTGGGACAGTTCGCCACGGAGGCGGTGCTGCTGTCGCTGATGGGCGGCGCCCTGGGCCTGGGCCTGGGCTTCGGGCTGGTGTTCCTGGGCAACTGGATGATGGGCTTTCCCATGCAGGTGCCCCCGTGGGCGGTGGGCCTGGCCCTGTTCATGAGCTGCGGCGTGGGGCTCCTGTTCGGCATCTACCCGGCGGCCCGCGCGGCGAAGTTGGATCCGGTGGAGGCCATGCGGGCGGATTGA
- a CDS encoding ABC transporter ATP-binding protein — protein sequence MSQASGAGPLIQVENITRVFHVGGEEVRALRGVSFGINRGEWVAIIGQSGSGKSTMMNVLGCLDTPSSGRYMLNGKDVSRMSDDELAVIRNVEIGFIFQTFQLLPKETALANVELPLVYRGIGARERRERAKAALDKVQLTHRMHHRPNELSGGQRQRVAIARALVSEPSMLLADEPTGNLDSATGEEIVRLFEQLHKGGHTLVLVTHEPKLAARCPRAIRLSDGEIVADGDGRTVAMGTATDVLNAGGA from the coding sequence GTGAGTCAGGCCAGCGGCGCGGGACCGCTCATCCAGGTGGAGAACATCACCCGCGTCTTCCACGTGGGTGGAGAAGAGGTGCGCGCGCTGCGCGGCGTCTCCTTCGGCATCAACCGGGGCGAATGGGTGGCCATCATTGGCCAGTCCGGCTCTGGCAAGAGCACGATGATGAACGTGCTCGGCTGTCTGGATACGCCCAGCAGCGGCCGGTACATGCTGAACGGCAAGGACGTGTCGCGCATGAGCGACGACGAACTCGCCGTCATCCGCAACGTGGAGATTGGCTTCATCTTCCAGACCTTCCAACTGCTGCCCAAGGAGACGGCCCTGGCCAACGTGGAGCTGCCGCTGGTGTACCGGGGCATTGGCGCGCGGGAGCGGCGCGAGCGGGCCAAGGCGGCGCTGGACAAGGTGCAGCTCACCCACCGCATGCACCACCGGCCCAACGAGCTGTCCGGTGGACAGCGCCAGCGTGTGGCCATTGCCCGCGCGCTGGTGTCCGAGCCCTCCATGCTGCTGGCCGACGAGCCCACGGGCAACCTGGACTCGGCGACGGGTGAGGAGATCGTCCGCCTGTTCGAGCAGCTCCACAAGGGGGGCCACACGCTGGTGCTCGTCACGCACGAGCCCAAGCTGGCGGCGCGCTGCCCCCGGGCCATCCGCCTGAGCGACGGAGAGATTGTCGCGGACGGTGACGGCCGCACGGTGGCCATGGGAACGGCGACGGACGTACTGAACGCGGGGGGCGCATGA
- a CDS encoding response regulator transcription factor has product MAERPTVLVVDDDPHLREIVRFALEQGGFRVDEAADGRAALTQVDRGLPALIVLDIMMPELDGLAVCREVRRKHELPIVFLSSRDDEVDRILGLELGGDDYLTKPFSPRELVARVKAVLRRARPAPAPEVEAPAARMQSRGPLRMDAERWRAWWQDTEVVLTVTEFQLLATLLRVPGKVFTRDELMNRVYDDVVVSDRTIDSHVRRVRQKFASAGGDVIETVHGLGYRLALP; this is encoded by the coding sequence GTGGCCGAACGTCCCACAGTCCTGGTCGTCGACGATGATCCTCACCTGAGGGAAATCGTCCGCTTCGCGCTGGAGCAGGGAGGCTTCCGGGTGGATGAGGCCGCCGATGGCCGCGCCGCCCTGACGCAGGTCGACCGCGGCCTCCCAGCGCTCATCGTCCTGGACATCATGATGCCGGAGCTGGACGGGCTCGCCGTGTGCCGTGAGGTCCGGCGCAAGCACGAGCTGCCCATCGTCTTCCTCTCCTCGCGGGATGACGAGGTCGACCGCATCCTGGGCCTGGAGCTGGGCGGCGACGACTACCTCACCAAGCCCTTCAGCCCGCGCGAGCTCGTGGCGCGCGTGAAGGCGGTGCTCCGGCGCGCACGGCCCGCGCCGGCCCCGGAGGTCGAAGCGCCCGCGGCGCGGATGCAGTCCCGAGGGCCGCTGCGCATGGATGCGGAGCGCTGGCGCGCGTGGTGGCAGGACACGGAAGTGGTGCTCACGGTGACGGAGTTCCAGCTCCTGGCCACGCTGCTCCGAGTCCCCGGCAAGGTCTTCACCCGGGATGAGCTGATGAACCGCGTCTACGACGATGTCGTGGTCAGCGACCGGACCATCGACAGCCACGTGCGCCGGGTCCGGCAGAAGTTCGCGAGCGCGGGCGGAGACGTCATCGAGACGGTGCATGGCCTTGGCTATCGGCTCGCCCTCCCCTGA